Proteins found in one Paucidesulfovibrio longus DSM 6739 genomic segment:
- a CDS encoding CgeB family protein — protein MDELKYDVRIEGSMGEASDILVRVPGESREMRCWGRGGLDRERQLAGSLPAGALPVLIGSGLGACLELLSRNGPVAVVDRETPIQAATGVRKRFGGDRNVLWLDGDFKDSLDRLLAWSRLMDKPLHTLRMPLYLRLAPSHYRALADALRDAPGGAGDESSGPPLWARYPKFRGVRPRVLLLRRNYFLYAEIQEALDRLQVPNASIDVGETETVRPDFMEALLLGIARFQPDFLLTVNHFGLDREGKIAALLEKAQLPLASWFVDSPELILHGWPGQSRSNIAVFSFDADSLGYLHEQGFSHAEYLPLGTDPNRFAPGAPQRPEWKSPVSFVGESIAERVRGLAESLGADGLGKRLLEAGRHFAEAETRSSAAYLRESRPELAAEVAALSPEGQLAAESLVTFSAAHHYRVSCLRALAPSPTLVAGDDAWPALLREPNFRFLPRMNYYSELPGFYAAADVNFNCTSAQMKGAVNQRVFDVPACGGFLLTDEREQLALLFDPGREAACYGRVEDVPELVRRWLASPDERLAVARRARRRVLAQHTYEHRLGSLLASMRAAYDARVVGAGNICNIL, from the coding sequence ATGGATGAATTGAAGTACGATGTCCGCATAGAAGGGAGCATGGGCGAGGCTTCGGACATCCTGGTCCGGGTTCCCGGCGAGAGCCGCGAAATGCGCTGCTGGGGCAGGGGAGGGCTGGACAGGGAGCGCCAGCTTGCGGGTTCCCTGCCTGCGGGCGCCCTGCCCGTGCTGATCGGCTCCGGACTGGGCGCCTGCCTGGAGCTGCTTTCCCGCAACGGGCCTGTGGCCGTCGTCGACCGAGAAACTCCGATCCAGGCGGCCACCGGGGTGCGGAAGCGCTTCGGCGGCGATCGGAACGTCCTTTGGCTGGACGGGGATTTCAAGGACTCCCTGGACCGGCTCCTCGCCTGGAGCCGCCTGATGGACAAGCCGCTGCATACCTTGCGCATGCCGCTCTATCTTCGTCTCGCCCCTTCCCATTACCGAGCCTTGGCCGACGCGCTGCGCGACGCGCCCGGCGGCGCAGGCGACGAATCTTCCGGCCCGCCCCTCTGGGCGCGCTACCCGAAATTTCGCGGCGTCCGGCCTCGGGTGCTTCTTCTGCGCAGGAATTACTTTCTCTATGCCGAAATTCAGGAGGCCTTGGACCGTCTCCAGGTGCCCAACGCGTCCATCGACGTGGGCGAGACGGAAACGGTGCGTCCGGATTTCATGGAGGCGTTGCTCCTCGGCATCGCGCGCTTCCAGCCCGATTTCCTGCTCACCGTGAACCATTTCGGATTGGACCGGGAAGGGAAGATCGCGGCGCTGCTGGAAAAGGCGCAGCTCCCGTTGGCTTCGTGGTTCGTGGACAGTCCCGAGCTGATCCTTCACGGCTGGCCGGGACAGTCGCGATCCAATATCGCCGTGTTCAGTTTCGACGCCGACAGCCTGGGCTATCTGCATGAGCAGGGCTTCAGCCATGCCGAGTATCTTCCCCTGGGGACCGATCCGAATCGTTTCGCGCCCGGAGCGCCCCAACGTCCGGAATGGAAAAGCCCGGTGTCTTTCGTGGGCGAAAGCATTGCCGAGCGCGTGCGCGGACTGGCCGAATCCTTGGGAGCCGATGGTCTGGGAAAACGGCTTTTGGAGGCGGGCAGGCATTTTGCCGAAGCCGAGACGCGATCAAGCGCGGCCTATCTTCGGGAAAGCAGGCCAGAGCTGGCAGCCGAGGTCGCTGCTCTTTCGCCCGAAGGGCAACTCGCAGCCGAATCCTTGGTGACGTTTTCAGCGGCACATCATTACCGGGTGTCCTGCCTGCGTGCCTTGGCTCCGTCCCCGACCTTGGTGGCGGGCGATGATGCCTGGCCCGCCTTGCTGCGCGAACCGAACTTCCGTTTTTTGCCCCGGATGAATTATTATTCGGAACTGCCCGGATTCTACGCCGCCGCGGACGTGAATTTCAACTGCACCAGCGCCCAGATGAAAGGCGCTGTGAACCAACGTGTTTTCGACGTTCCGGCCTGCGGAGGGTTCCTGCTCACGGACGAGCGCGAGCAACTGGCGCTGCTTTTCGACCCCGGCAGGGAGGCGGCCTGCTATGGCCGGGTCGAGGACGTTCCTGAACTGGTCCGGCGCTGGCTGGCTTCCCCGGATGAGCGGCTGGCTGTTGCCCGGCGGGCGAGGCGGCGCGTCCTGGCGCAGCATACGTATGAGCATCGCCTTGGATCCTTGCTGGCCTCCATGCGCGCCGCTTATGACGCGCGGGTTGTGGGCGCTGGAAATATCTGCAATATACTATGA
- a CDS encoding (deoxy)nucleoside triphosphate pyrophosphohydrolase codes for MRGEIHVVAAVIWQDGRYLAVERPDHGPWAGWWEFPGGKIEPGEAREAALARELKEELNITPVRFEFWRGKRHSYRRMDVNLYFFHVFEYSGLLVPQEGQVMTWLEPGNPGSRVFLPADVEIVQDLKRSGPPRS; via the coding sequence GTGCGCGGAGAAATCCACGTCGTTGCCGCCGTGATCTGGCAGGACGGCAGATATCTGGCCGTGGAACGCCCCGATCACGGCCCCTGGGCGGGTTGGTGGGAGTTCCCCGGGGGAAAGATCGAGCCGGGCGAGGCCCGCGAGGCCGCCCTGGCCCGCGAGCTGAAAGAGGAACTGAACATCACGCCCGTGCGTTTCGAATTCTGGCGCGGGAAGCGGCACAGCTATCGGCGCATGGACGTCAACCTCTATTTCTTTCATGTTTTCGAATATTCCGGGCTGCTCGTGCCTCAGGAAGGCCAGGTCATGACCTGGCTTGAGCCGGGGAATCCCGGTTCGCGGGTCTTTTTGCCCGCGGATGTGGAAATCGTCCAGGATCTCAAACGGTCCGGCCCGCCCCGCAGCTGA
- a CDS encoding methylenetetrahydrofolate reductase, whose amino-acid sequence MRIPELIDRRSPFLSLEFFPPKEREAWPKFFEVVERLKALDPLFASVTYGAGGGTQDNSLEIVRRLKRDMGLEPLAHLTCVGASASRIEEFVSALRDADVQNVLALRGDPPKNNPDFDFSAGEFGHGSDLAAFIKRTFPGMSVGVTGYPEPHNESASIKEDLHWTKVKVESGGDFIVTQLFFDNRLYFDFVERLGGMGVHVPVVPGVLPILSIKSAKFILSLCGASIPGKFLAALESAYEDGGDEAVREVGLAYAVRQSQELIDKGAPGVHLYTLNKAEACLEIGSKLKM is encoded by the coding sequence TTGCGCATACCTGAACTGATCGACCGTCGGTCCCCGTTCCTCTCGCTGGAATTTTTCCCGCCCAAGGAGCGCGAGGCCTGGCCCAAGTTTTTCGAGGTCGTGGAGCGGCTCAAGGCCCTCGATCCCCTGTTCGCCTCCGTGACCTACGGAGCGGGCGGCGGCACCCAGGACAACAGCCTGGAGATCGTGCGCCGCCTCAAACGCGACATGGGCCTGGAACCCCTGGCCCACCTGACCTGCGTGGGCGCTTCCGCGTCCCGAATCGAGGAGTTCGTTTCCGCGCTCCGCGATGCGGACGTGCAGAACGTCCTTGCCCTGCGCGGCGACCCGCCCAAGAACAATCCCGATTTCGACTTCAGCGCGGGCGAGTTCGGCCACGGTTCGGATCTGGCGGCATTCATCAAGCGGACCTTCCCCGGAATGTCCGTCGGCGTGACGGGATATCCGGAGCCGCACAACGAATCTGCGTCCATCAAAGAGGATCTGCACTGGACCAAGGTCAAGGTCGAGTCGGGCGGCGATTTCATCGTCACGCAGCTTTTCTTCGACAACCGTCTTTATTTCGATTTCGTGGAGCGGCTCGGCGGCATGGGCGTCCATGTGCCTGTCGTGCCCGGCGTGCTGCCCATTTTGAGCATCAAGTCGGCGAAATTCATTCTTTCGCTTTGCGGCGCGTCGATTCCCGGCAAGTTTCTTGCCGCACTGGAATCCGCGTACGAGGACGGCGGGGACGAGGCCGTCCGGGAAGTGGGGCTGGCCTATGCCGTGCGTCAGTCTCAGGAATTGATTGATAAGGGAGCTCCGGGCGTGCATCTGTACACGCTGAACAAGGCCGAGGCCTGCCTGGAGATCGGCAGCAAACTCAAGATGTAG
- a CDS encoding AraC family transcriptional regulator produces MQRKDEVRFWRDPDIAGVEFRVSRYERFAFAPHTHDTYSVGLMHTGGTRLLEHGPGEPRVLAGEIAVIPPGRVHSGVPLNGREIAYQMLYVEAAWLRDLSREIGGGDELPRFRDNVLRDPALRSALRFIVDLTAKSGQGGSLAKQSASVVAFSWLLARYGEVRGRGLDAPMEPRAVQLAREYLADNYARKVSLDELAAVTGLSRYHLLRQFKRSLGLPPHAWQVQQRVQQAQRLLASGEPIAETALATGFADQSHFSKVFRQIVGATPNQYRRCAD; encoded by the coding sequence ATGCAGCGGAAGGACGAAGTGCGCTTCTGGCGAGATCCGGATATCGCTGGCGTGGAATTCCGCGTCTCGCGATACGAGCGGTTCGCCTTTGCTCCGCACACCCACGACACCTATTCCGTGGGGCTCATGCACACGGGAGGAACCCGGCTCCTCGAACACGGTCCCGGAGAGCCCCGTGTCCTGGCCGGAGAAATCGCGGTCATTCCGCCCGGACGTGTCCATTCCGGCGTACCTCTGAACGGGAGGGAGATCGCCTACCAGATGCTTTATGTCGAGGCGGCCTGGCTGCGCGACTTGAGCCGCGAGATCGGGGGCGGGGACGAACTGCCGCGTTTTCGCGACAACGTGCTCCGCGACCCGGCTCTGCGAAGCGCGCTGCGTTTCATCGTGGACCTGACCGCGAAGAGCGGGCAGGGCGGGAGCCTGGCCAAGCAGTCCGCTTCCGTGGTGGCCTTTTCCTGGCTGCTCGCGCGGTACGGCGAGGTTCGCGGCCGGGGGCTGGATGCGCCCATGGAGCCGCGCGCCGTGCAACTGGCGCGGGAATATCTCGCGGACAACTATGCCCGCAAGGTCAGCCTGGACGAACTGGCGGCGGTGACGGGGCTGAGCCGCTATCATCTGCTCCGGCAGTTCAAGCGCAGCCTGGGGCTGCCGCCGCACGCCTGGCAGGTTCAGCAGCGCGTGCAGCAGGCCCAGCGTCTGCTGGCCTCGGGCGAGCCCATCGCGGAAACCGCCCTGGCCACGGGCTTTGCGGATCAGAGCCACTTCAGCAAGGTCTTCAGGCAGATCGTCGGGGCAACGCCGAATCAATATCGACGCTGCGCGGATTGA
- a CDS encoding DMT family transporter — protein MERNIWPVAAVLGAVVLWGSSFPMMKAVLAVFGPWTIMWLRMAVGALVLLPFCGRMSFAGYRRGDWLPLAGMALCMPCLYFLLESNALTLTTSSQAGVVSAILPLVVAVGGWLFLREPLERGSLLGLALALGGVLWLTLSGSPKASAPNPVLGNLLELGAMLMAAVYMLLARRLGDRYSALTLTALQTAAGLIFFSPGALELGSQTLSQTSALLAAAYLGAFVSIGAFGLYNYGLTHMAAGKAASAINLVPVVSVTLAWVWLGESLNLTQGIAACATLLGVWLAQRGVSTQKGMEEVLANPAANEAG, from the coding sequence ATGGAACGCAATATCTGGCCCGTGGCCGCCGTGCTCGGCGCAGTGGTGCTCTGGGGCAGTTCTTTTCCGATGATGAAGGCGGTTCTGGCGGTCTTCGGTCCCTGGACCATCATGTGGCTGCGCATGGCCGTGGGCGCGCTGGTGCTTCTGCCTTTTTGCGGCCGCATGAGCTTCGCCGGCTACCGCAGGGGCGATTGGCTGCCCCTGGCCGGCATGGCCCTGTGCATGCCCTGCCTGTATTTCCTGCTGGAGTCCAACGCCCTGACGCTGACCACCTCTTCCCAGGCGGGAGTGGTCTCGGCCATCCTGCCGTTGGTGGTGGCCGTGGGCGGCTGGCTTTTCCTGCGCGAACCCCTGGAACGCGGCTCGCTTCTGGGATTGGCTCTGGCTTTGGGCGGAGTGCTCTGGTTGACGCTGAGCGGCAGCCCGAAGGCGAGCGCGCCGAATCCCGTGCTCGGCAACCTGCTGGAACTCGGAGCCATGCTCATGGCGGCGGTATACATGCTCCTGGCGCGCAGGCTGGGCGACCGCTACTCGGCCCTGACCCTGACCGCGCTCCAGACCGCCGCAGGGCTGATATTCTTCTCGCCCGGAGCGTTGGAACTGGGCTCGCAGACCCTTTCGCAGACCAGCGCGCTGCTCGCCGCCGCCTATCTCGGCGCTTTCGTGAGCATCGGCGCGTTCGGGCTCTATAATTACGGCCTCACGCATATGGCCGCAGGCAAGGCCGCCTCGGCCATCAACCTCGTGCCCGTGGTTTCGGTGACGCTGGCCTGGGTCTGGCTTGGGGAGTCCCTGAACCTGACCCAGGGCATCGCGGCCTGCGCCACGCTGCTCGGAGTCTGGCTCGCGCAGCGCGGCGTTTCCACGCAAAAGGGCATGGAAGAGGTTCTGGCGAACCCCGCGGCGAACGAGGCGGGCTGA
- a CDS encoding ABC-F family ATP-binding cassette domain-containing protein, producing MSRVTVQSLEKSYGGRDLFGGLSFELAPGMRLAIAGPNGCGKTTLMRILAGESSADAGQVSMAKGARVGYVRQELDEADLSERLLSWVLSALPSWHDFWDEWEAAVQAKDESKLERLSHQQAEFEQQYGYNPDHQARTILSGLGFSESDLLKTLGELSGGWRERAKLSRVLLQGADVLLLDEPTNHLDLEAVEWLEQYLLGFRGTLAFVAHDRIFLEKVGTHVLFVAGGRALLRKGTFSQFLEWEQENREQLNREAAKLSNRIESEMSYIRRFRVKARKAAQAQSKLKKVEKLQTELARLQGEQSSARPGKSLSFRLPEPKRGDKVAINAVDLRFSYPGGESVWDGLGFQLFRGKKVALAAPNGAGKTTLLKIITGTLKPEAGHVKIGQNTSVGYFSQHQSEILNTGNTVIGEIRRLSDPNLTEEQLMSVLGLFLLGESYFERRVEALSGGEKNRLILATLFLARANLLILDEPTNHLDLESRMGLVSALKDYEGTLFFVAHDRYLLSEVAEEVWSLSREGIEQHTGFEAWDAWRRQQLSGAGTQGAAKNPTQDAGQEGDEAPEESAEAASAPRLSKEDKRRLAEARNRLYRELKPLKEEYSSKEAELEKVLAEMAGLEERMNDPATYEKPEEALRINKAYREVEDWSERLMERMHELETKMEAINVKRVELGLE from the coding sequence ATGTCCCGCGTGACGGTGCAGTCCCTTGAGAAATCCTACGGCGGCCGCGATCTTTTCGGCGGCTTGTCCTTCGAGCTCGCCCCAGGCATGCGCCTGGCCATCGCCGGACCCAACGGCTGCGGCAAGACCACGCTGATGCGCATTCTCGCCGGGGAGTCCTCTGCGGACGCGGGGCAGGTCAGCATGGCCAAGGGAGCCCGCGTCGGGTACGTGCGCCAGGAGCTGGACGAGGCGGATCTCTCGGAGCGGCTGCTTTCCTGGGTGCTTTCGGCGCTTCCCTCCTGGCATGATTTCTGGGATGAATGGGAAGCGGCGGTGCAGGCCAAGGACGAGTCCAAGCTGGAGCGTCTTTCGCACCAGCAGGCCGAGTTCGAACAGCAATACGGCTACAACCCGGACCATCAGGCCCGCACCATTCTTTCGGGCCTGGGCTTTTCCGAATCGGATCTGCTCAAGACCCTGGGCGAATTGTCGGGCGGCTGGCGCGAGCGCGCCAAGCTCAGCCGCGTGCTGCTCCAGGGCGCGGACGTGCTCCTGCTCGACGAGCCCACCAACCATCTCGACCTGGAAGCCGTGGAGTGGCTGGAGCAGTATCTGCTCGGCTTTCGCGGCACCCTGGCTTTCGTGGCCCACGACCGGATTTTTCTGGAAAAGGTCGGCACCCATGTGCTTTTCGTCGCCGGCGGGCGGGCGCTTCTGCGCAAGGGCACGTTTTCCCAGTTTCTGGAATGGGAACAGGAGAACCGCGAGCAGCTGAATCGCGAAGCGGCCAAGCTGAGCAACCGCATCGAATCGGAAATGAGCTACATCCGGCGGTTCCGGGTCAAGGCGCGCAAGGCGGCCCAGGCCCAGAGCAAGCTCAAGAAGGTGGAGAAGCTCCAGACCGAGCTGGCCCGGCTTCAGGGCGAGCAGTCTTCCGCGCGTCCCGGCAAGTCCCTCAGTTTCCGGCTGCCCGAACCCAAGCGCGGCGACAAGGTGGCCATCAACGCCGTGGATCTGCGCTTTTCCTATCCCGGCGGGGAGAGCGTCTGGGACGGGCTCGGCTTCCAGCTCTTCCGGGGCAAGAAGGTGGCCCTGGCCGCGCCCAATGGAGCGGGCAAGACCACGCTGCTCAAGATCATCACCGGAACGCTGAAGCCGGAAGCGGGCCACGTCAAGATCGGACAGAACACGTCCGTGGGCTATTTCAGCCAGCATCAAAGCGAGATCCTGAACACGGGCAATACGGTCATCGGCGAGATTCGCCGCCTTTCCGACCCGAACCTGACCGAAGAACAGCTCATGTCCGTGCTGGGGCTGTTCCTGCTCGGCGAATCCTATTTCGAGCGCCGCGTGGAGGCGCTCTCCGGCGGCGAGAAGAACCGGCTGATCCTGGCGACGCTTTTTCTGGCCCGGGCCAATCTGCTCATTCTCGACGAGCCCACCAACCACCTGGATCTGGAAAGCCGCATGGGCCTCGTGTCGGCGCTCAAGGACTACGAGGGCACGCTCTTTTTCGTGGCCCACGACCGCTACCTGCTCAGCGAAGTGGCCGAGGAGGTCTGGTCCCTGAGCAGGGAGGGCATCGAGCAGCATACGGGCTTCGAGGCCTGGGACGCCTGGCGGCGGCAGCAGCTCTCCGGGGCAGGCACGCAGGGCGCGGCCAAGAACCCGACGCAGGACGCAGGCCAGGAAGGGGACGAAGCCCCCGAGGAAAGCGCGGAGGCCGCGTCCGCTCCGCGCCTCTCCAAGGAGGACAAGCGTCGCCTTGCGGAAGCGCGCAACCGTCTGTACCGTGAGCTCAAGCCGCTCAAGGAGGAATATTCCTCCAAGGAGGCCGAGCTGGAAAAGGTGCTGGCCGAGATGGCCGGGCTGGAAGAGCGCATGAACGATCCCGCCACGTATGAGAAGCCGGAAGAAGCGCTTCGGATCAACAAGGCCTATCGCGAGGTCGAGGACTGGTCCGAGCGGCTCATGGAACGCATGCACGAGTTGGAGACGAAGATGGAAGCGATCAACGTCAAGCGCGTCGAGCTGGGGCTGGAGTAG
- a CDS encoding glycosyltransferase family A protein has product MNSIAAFSFILHDRHGTDRFARFFRTLADQDIPSCRLEVCLVDTNADSALPRMAKRYRARAGEYLLRVISAPGASPAKAWNLGLKECTGLLAACVQPGLRLDRGFASAHLSALHQHPEADVLFSGFLSSGPLGAGFIRPQGSPQEQLRSLDAIGPLPVLTSRARRALHFREASPFPSWELGIQAAQRGLRFLRLPRLLYSVPSYDWKANGPAEEMARLVTRQAGFFHVDQLRWALGVLRRRAWAMLPECRGLPSPREIRELMHEQIRMERLSRTGQHPVETFPGPQCSLGALGA; this is encoded by the coding sequence ATGAACAGCATCGCTGCTTTTTCATTCATTCTTCACGACCGCCACGGCACGGACAGGTTCGCGCGATTCTTCCGCACCCTGGCAGATCAGGACATCCCGTCCTGCCGCCTCGAAGTCTGTCTCGTGGATACGAATGCCGACTCTGCCCTGCCCCGAATGGCGAAGCGCTACAGGGCGCGGGCGGGAGAGTATCTGTTGCGCGTGATTTCCGCACCAGGCGCGAGCCCGGCCAAGGCCTGGAACCTGGGGCTGAAGGAATGCACGGGACTTCTCGCCGCCTGCGTGCAGCCCGGACTGCGCCTGGACCGAGGCTTCGCCTCCGCCCATCTGTCGGCGCTGCACCAACATCCGGAAGCGGACGTGCTTTTCTCCGGTTTCCTGAGCAGCGGCCCCCTGGGCGCGGGCTTTATCCGCCCTCAAGGCAGCCCCCAGGAGCAGCTCCGCTCGCTCGATGCGATCGGCCCTCTTCCGGTCCTCACCTCTCGAGCCCGCCGCGCTCTGCATTTCCGCGAGGCTTCCCCTTTCCCTTCGTGGGAGCTGGGCATCCAGGCGGCGCAGCGCGGCTTGCGATTTCTGCGGCTGCCCCGCCTGCTCTACTCCGTGCCCTCCTACGACTGGAAAGCCAACGGCCCGGCTGAGGAAATGGCACGGCTCGTGACCCGGCAAGCCGGTTTCTTCCATGTGGACCAGTTGCGCTGGGCGCTCGGCGTGCTTCGCCGCAGAGCCTGGGCCATGCTTCCGGAGTGCCGCGGGTTGCCGTCGCCGCGCGAAATTCGAGAACTGATGCACGAGCAGATCAGAATGGAACGGCTGAGCCGCACCGGACAACACCCCGTGGAAACCTTTCCGGGCCCGCAATGCTCCCTCGGAGCCCTCGGAGCCTGA
- a CDS encoding aminotransferase class IV has product MAEVLGSEAYLSALLNAPRPGMGQVYAFYDHRVGAICRDPRMMLMPWDDHLVHRGDGVFETMKFIGRRIYQVEPHLARLQRSSKAIHLNAPCSWDEVRDLIVEVARAGERDTGLVRVLLGRGPGGFGISPDECPRASLYVVAYEIHSKPEAVYEKGVTAFKTSIPAKQSYLATIKSIDYLPNVLMKHEAAEKGYDFPFCFDERGFLAEGATENVCIVDQDGKLHIPEFTNSLAGTTLMRAVDLIKNEYEIIFRAITESEVRAAKEVIIVGTTTDALSVVRYEGKPIHNVKPGPVSRRIRELLRKDLAENGLPF; this is encoded by the coding sequence GTGGCTGAAGTGCTGGGCTCCGAAGCGTACCTGAGCGCCCTGCTCAATGCCCCCAGACCGGGCATGGGCCAAGTGTACGCCTTCTACGATCACCGGGTCGGAGCGATCTGCCGCGATCCGCGCATGATGCTCATGCCTTGGGACGACCACCTCGTGCATCGCGGGGACGGCGTTTTCGAGACCATGAAGTTCATCGGCAGACGCATCTACCAGGTGGAGCCGCATCTGGCCCGGCTTCAGCGTTCGTCCAAGGCCATTCATCTCAACGCTCCCTGCTCCTGGGACGAGGTGCGCGACCTTATCGTCGAAGTGGCTCGCGCGGGCGAGCGGGATACCGGGCTGGTCCGCGTGCTGCTCGGCCGCGGACCGGGCGGTTTCGGCATTTCGCCGGACGAGTGTCCCCGCGCCAGCCTCTACGTCGTCGCCTATGAGATCCATTCCAAGCCGGAGGCGGTCTATGAGAAAGGCGTAACAGCCTTCAAGACCTCCATTCCTGCCAAGCAGTCCTATCTGGCCACGATCAAGAGCATAGACTATCTCCCCAACGTGCTCATGAAGCACGAGGCGGCGGAGAAGGGCTACGACTTCCCGTTCTGTTTCGACGAGCGGGGCTTCTTGGCCGAAGGGGCCACGGAGAACGTCTGCATCGTGGACCAGGACGGCAAGCTGCACATCCCGGAGTTCACGAATTCCCTGGCCGGGACGACACTGATGCGCGCGGTGGATCTGATCAAGAACGAATACGAGATCATTTTCCGGGCCATCACCGAGTCCGAAGTCCGCGCGGCCAAGGAAGTCATCATCGTGGGCACGACCACGGACGCTCTTTCCGTGGTTCGCTACGAGGGCAAGCCCATCCATAACGTCAAGCCCGGTCCCGTGAGCAGGCGCATACGCGAATTGCTCCGAAAGGATCTGGCGGAAAACGGACTGCCGTTCTGA
- a CDS encoding aspartate-semialdehyde dehydrogenase, with product MSRNPRVAVCGATGAVGREMLKVLEQRNFPAAEVVPFASARSKGKKVPFKDGELTVQELTHECFEGFDLALFSAGGGTSETFAPSAAERGCTVVDNSSAWRMNPECPLVVPEVNPHDLEWHKGIIANPNCSTIQMVVALQPIHLEAKIKRIVVSTYQAVSGTGQKAIDELETQVRRLFNGQEVVPQVYPHQIAFNCLPQIDVFLDNGYTKEEMKMVHETKKIMGDPSIRVTATTVRVPVFFGHSEAVNIETETKLTAEDCRALLATAPGVEVIDFPEKKAYPMALDATGRDEVFVGRIREDESIENGLNIWIVADNIRKGAALNAVQIAEKLLEMDLLRVNR from the coding sequence ATGAGCAGGAATCCCAGAGTCGCGGTCTGCGGCGCCACGGGCGCCGTCGGGCGCGAGATGCTCAAGGTGCTTGAGCAGCGCAATTTTCCGGCCGCCGAGGTCGTGCCGTTCGCATCGGCCCGGTCCAAGGGCAAGAAGGTTCCTTTCAAGGACGGCGAACTGACCGTCCAGGAACTGACCCACGAATGCTTCGAGGGATTCGACCTTGCCCTTTTCTCCGCCGGAGGCGGCACTTCCGAGACGTTCGCGCCCTCCGCGGCCGAGCGGGGCTGCACCGTCGTCGACAACTCCAGCGCCTGGCGCATGAACCCGGAATGTCCGTTGGTCGTTCCCGAGGTCAACCCGCATGATCTGGAGTGGCACAAGGGCATCATCGCCAACCCGAACTGCTCCACCATCCAGATGGTCGTGGCCCTCCAGCCCATTCATCTGGAAGCCAAGATCAAGCGCATCGTGGTCTCCACCTACCAGGCCGTTTCCGGCACGGGCCAGAAGGCCATCGACGAGCTGGAAACCCAGGTCCGCCGCCTTTTCAACGGTCAGGAAGTGGTTCCCCAGGTCTACCCGCACCAGATCGCCTTCAACTGCCTGCCGCAGATCGACGTCTTCCTGGACAACGGCTACACCAAGGAAGAGATGAAGATGGTCCACGAGACCAAGAAGATCATGGGCGATCCGAGCATCAGGGTCACCGCCACCACGGTGCGCGTGCCCGTGTTCTTCGGCCACTCCGAAGCCGTGAACATCGAAACCGAGACCAAGCTCACGGCCGAGGACTGCCGCGCTCTGCTGGCCACGGCGCCGGGCGTGGAGGTGATCGATTTTCCGGAAAAGAAGGCCTACCCCATGGCTCTGGACGCAACCGGCCGGGACGAGGTCTTCGTGGGCCGCATCCGCGAGGACGAGAGCATCGAGAACGGCCTGAACATCTGGATCGTTGCCGACAACATCCGCAAGGGCGCGGCGCTGAACGCGGTGCAGATCGCGGAAAAGCTTCTGGAGATGGATCTTCTCCGGGTCAACCGCTAG
- a CDS encoding GIY-YIG nuclease family protein — MTDSPWFVYLLECADGTYYCGVTTDLDRRLTAHNAGAGAKYTRSRTPVRAVACCPCADKGAALRLEMAIKKLPRNKKPAALKLAAEEEATCRS; from the coding sequence ATGACCGATTCGCCCTGGTTCGTCTATCTGCTGGAATGCGCGGACGGCACGTATTACTGCGGCGTGACCACGGATCTGGACCGCCGCCTGACCGCTCACAATGCGGGCGCGGGAGCGAAATACACCCGTTCCCGAACCCCTGTGCGCGCGGTGGCCTGCTGCCCCTGCGCGGACAAGGGAGCCGCGCTGCGTCTGGAAATGGCCATCAAGAAACTGCCCAGAAACAAAAAACCGGCGGCCTTGAAGCTCGCTGCCGAGGAGGAAGCGACGTGCCGTTCGTGA
- a CDS encoding 2-hydroxymuconate tautomerase family protein, protein MPFVNIKITKEGATAEQKAALIEGVTGLLRDVLGKNPATTVVIIEEVDTDNWGIGGESVTRRRARES, encoded by the coding sequence GTGCCGTTCGTGAACATCAAGATCACCAAAGAGGGGGCCACGGCCGAACAAAAGGCCGCACTGATCGAAGGCGTGACCGGGCTGCTGCGCGACGTGCTCGGCAAGAACCCGGCCACCACCGTGGTGATCATCGAAGAAGTGGACACGGACAACTGGGGCATCGGCGGGGAAAGCGTGACCAGGCGGAGGGCGCGGGAAAGCTGA